One part of the Phragmites australis chromosome 3, lpPhrAust1.1, whole genome shotgun sequence genome encodes these proteins:
- the LOC133911522 gene encoding butanoate--CoA ligase AAE1-like has protein sequence MEGSKWCAANYVPLTPLSFLERAALVYGGRTAVVCGDKRYSWRETRERCLAGASALAHRGVGRRDVVAVIASNIPAMYELHFSVPMTGGVLCTLNTRHDASMVSVLVKHSDAKVFLVESQFLAVAHDALRLLADGKDNLPLLITISDDDDNDGSVMDYEALLRSAPRGFDIRWPTDERDPISLNYTSGTTSRPKGVIYSHRGAYLNSLATVLLNDMATMPVYLWTVPMFHCNGWCMVWGTAAQGGTSVCVGSVAPKVIFEQIALHGVTNMGGAPTVLNMIVNAPASERKPLPRRVRISTGGAPAPPQVLAKMEELGFDVMHGYGLTETYGPATLCAWKPEWDALPLAERSRIRTLQGVPHLMLQDMVIKDPMTMETLPSDGRTVGEVMLRGNTVMSGYYKDAAATEETMRGGWLRTGDLGVRHPDGYLQLKDRSKDIIISGGENISSIEVESVLFGHPAVLDAAVVARPDDHWGETPCAFVTLKDGARTTADDITEFCRARLPRYMAPRTVVFADLPKTATGKTQKYLLREKAMAMGSLKQGRSRL, from the exons ATGGAAGGATCCAAGTGGTGCGCTGCGAACTACGTGCCGCTCACGCCGCTCAGCTTCTTGGAGCGCGCCGCTCTCGTGTACGGTGGCCGCACGGCCGTCGTCTGCGGCGACAAGCGTTACTCGTGGCGCGAGACGCGAGAACGGTGCCTCGCCGGGGCGTCCGCGCTCGCGCACCGCGGCGTCGGCCGCCGAGACGTG GTCGCGGTCATTGCCTCGAACATACCGGCGATGTACGAGCTTCATTTCAGCGTGCCGATGACCGGCGGTGTTCTCTGCACGCTGAACACCCGGCACGACGCGTCCATGGTGTCAGTTCTGGTGAAACACTCGGACGCCAAGGTTTTCCTCGTCGAGTCGCAGTTCCTCGCCGTCGCCCACGACGCCCTGAGGCTCCTCGCCGACGGCAAAGACAACCTTCCTCTCCTCATCACAAtctccgacgacgacgacaacgacGGCAGCGTCATGGATTACGAAGCTCTTCTGCGGAGTGCGCCACGCGGCTTCGATATCAGGTGGCCGACCGACGAGCGTGACCCCATATCCCTGAACTACACGTCGGGGACAACGTCGAGGCCGAAGGGCGTCATCTACAGCCACCGCGGCGCGTACCTGAACTCGCTGGCCACAGTGCTCCTCAACGACATGGCGACCATGCCGGTTTACCTCTGGACCGTGCCCATGTTCCACTGCAACGGGTGGTGCATGGTGTGGGGCACCGCGGCGCAGGGAGGCACGAGCGTCTGCGTCGGGAGTGTGGCGCCCAAAGTCATCTTCGAGCAGATCGCGCTCCACGGGGTGACCAACATGGGCGGCGCGCCCACGGTGCTCAACATGATCGTGAACGCGCCGGCCTCGGAGCGGAAGCCACTGCCGAGGAGGGTCCGTATATCGACGGGCGGCGCGCCGGCGCCTCCGCAGGTCCTGGCTAAGATGGAGGAGCTCGGCTTCGACGTCATGCACGGGTACGGCCTCACCGAGACGTACGGGCCGGCTACGCTCTGCGCGTGGAAGCCCGAGTGGGACGCGTTGCCGCTCGCCGAGCGCTCCCGGATCAGGACGCTGCAGGGCGTTCCCCACCTCATGCTTCAGGACATGGTCATCAAGGACCCCATGACCATGGAGACCTTGCCCTCCGACGGGCGCACCGTCGGCGAGGTCATGCTCCGCGGGAACACGGTCATGAGCGGGTACTACAAAGACGCGGCCGCCACGGAGGAGACCATGCGCGGCGGGTGGCTGCGCACGGGTGACCTCGGCGTGCGGCACCCGGACGGGTACCTCCAGCTGAAGGACCGGTCCAAGGACATCATTATATCGGGCGGTGAGAACATCAGCTCGATCGAGGTGGAGTCTGTGCTGTTTGGGCACCCTGCGGTGCTCGACGCCGCGGTGGTCGCGAGGCCGGACGATCACTGGGGAGAGACGCCGTGCGCGTTCGTCACGCTGAAGGACGGAGCAAGAACTACAGCGGATGACATCACCGAGTTCTGCAGAGCACGGTTGCCGCGTTACATGGCGCCGAGAACGGTGGTGTTCGCCGACCTACCCAAGACTGCGACGGGTAAGACACAGAAGTATCTGCTAAGAGAGAAGGCCATGGCCATGGGAAGCCTTAAGCAAGGCAGAAGCAGGTTGTAG
- the LOC133911524 gene encoding butanoate--CoA ligase AAE1-like isoform X1, giving the protein MRIAAAFAFHRVFHQRSSISGSIRSNLQHQPRYYSIPQLDYPNHLARPRAFTLSPSCHPRGSSPPADLGSLSLAGGGGEVDEEDGEVLDMEAGTVRCAANYAPLSPISFIERAAAVYGDRAAVVYGERRRTWREVRDRCVRVAAALATRFGVARGDVVAVLSPNVPAMYELHFAVPMAGAVLCTFNTRHDAAMVSALLKHSGAKVFFVESELLDVGRAALKRLAESNTATLPVLLTISDTDSDDYENLVKNAASQFDIRWPVSELDPITLNYTSGTTSRPKGVVYNHRGAYLNTIASVLAYDITTMPTYLWTVPMFHSNGWNLPWGVAMQGGTNVCLRRFTAKVIFDSIARHKVTHMGGAPTVLNMIVNAPAADRKPLPGPVRVMTGGAPPPPRVLFAMEEHGFVVYHMYGLTETYGPATVCTWMPEWDALPAEERAQLKARQGFHHIAMQDVDVKNPDTMKSVPYDGQMVGEVMFRGNTVMSGYYKDINATKESMAGGWLHTGDLAVRHPDGYIQLKDRGKDIIISGGENISSIEVESVIFSHPAVLEAAVVARPDDYWGETPCAFVKLKDSASATEAQIISFCRERLPHYMAPKTVVFEDLPKTSTGKTQKFVLREKARAMGSLTKTANS; this is encoded by the exons ATGAGGATAGCCGCGGCCTTTGCGTTCCATAGAGTATTTCACCAGCGCAGCAGCATCAGCGGTAGTATCAGATCAAACCTACAGCATCAGCCCCGCTATTATTCTATTCCACAGTTGGATTATCCTAATCACCTCGCGCGCCCGCGCGCGTTTACTTTATCGCCATCATGCCACCCGCGCGGGTCGTCCCCTCCGGCGGATCTCGGATCTTTAAGCCTcgctggaggaggaggggaggtggACGAGGAAGATGGAGAGGTGCTGGACATGGAGGCCGGCACGGTGCGGTGCGCGGCCAACTACGCGCCGCTGTCGCCGATCAGCTTCATCGAGCGCGCCGCGGCCGTGTACGGGGACCGCGCCGCCGTGGTGTACGGGGAGCGGCGGCGCACGTGGAGGGAGGTGCGGGACCGGTGCGTCCGCGTGGCGGCCGCGCTCGCCACCCGCTTCGGCGTCGCGCGTGGTGATGTG GTCGCTGTCCTCAGCCCAAACGTGCCGGCTATGTACGAGCTGCACTTCGCCGTGCCCATGGCCGGGGCAGTCCTCTGCACGTTCAACACGCGGCATGACGCAGCAATGGTGTCCGCTCTACTGAAGCACTCTGGCGCCAAGGTGTTCTTCGTCGAGTCGGAACTCCTCGACGTCGGGAGAGCCGCGCTGAAGCGCCTCGCTGAGTCCAACACCGCCACCCTTCCTGTTCTTCTAACCATCTCAGACACCGACTCCGACGACTACGAAAATCTCGTCAAGAACGCAGCTTCCCAGTTCGACATCCGGTGGCCGGTGAGCGAGCTGGACCCGATTACGCTGAACTACACGTCCGGCACGACGTCGAGGCCCAAGGGCGTGGTCTACAACCACCGCGGCGCGTACCTCAACACCATCGCCTCGGTCCTCGCGTACGACATCACCACCATGCCGACGTACCTGTGGACCGTGCCGATGTTCCACAGCAACGGCTGGAACCTTCCGTGGGGCGTCGCCATGCAGGGCGGCACTAACGTCTGCCTCCGCCGCTTCACGGCGAAGGTCATCTTCGACAGCATCGCACGGCACAAGGTCACGCACATGGGCGGCGCGCCCACGGTTCTCAACATGATCGTGAACGCGCCGGCCGCAGACCGCAAGCCGCTGCCGGGGCCGGTGCGCGTCATGACGggcggagcgccgccgccgccgcgtgtCTTGTTCGCGATGGAGGAGCACGGGTTTGTGGTATACCACATGTACGGCCTCACCGAGACGTACGGACCGGCGACGGTCTGCACGTGGATGCCGGAGTGGGACGCGTTGCCGGCGGAGGAGCGCGCGCAGCTGAAGGCGCGCCAGGGGTTCCACCACATCGCGATGCAGGATGTCGACGTCAAGAACCCGGACACGATGAAGAGCGTTCCGTACGACGGCCAGATGGTGGGCGAGGTGATGTTTCGAGGCAACACCGTGATGAGCGGGTATTACAAGGACATCAACGCGACGAAAGAATCAATGGCCGGTGGGTGGCTGCACACCGGTGACCTCGCCGTGCGGCACCCGGACGGGTACATTCAGCTCAAGGACCGGGGCAAGGACATCATCATTTCCGGCGGCGAGAACATCAGCTCGATCGAGGTGGAGTCGGTGATCTTCAGCCACCCCGCGGTGCTCGAGGCGGCGGTCGTGGCCAGGCCAGATGACTACTGGGGTGAGACGCCTTGCGCGTTTGTCAAGCTGAAGGACAGCGCCAGCGCCACGGAAGCCCAGATCATAAGTTTTTGCCGGGAGAGGCTGCCCCATTACATGGCACCGAAGACGGTGGTGTTTGAGGATTTGCCCAAGACATCGACGGGGAAGACGCAGAAGTTTGTTCTTCGGGAGAAGGCCCGGGCTATGGGCAGCCTGACAAAGACTGCCAATAGCTAA
- the LOC133911524 gene encoding butanoate--CoA ligase AAE1-like isoform X2, producing MYELHFAVPMAGAVLCTFNTRHDAAMVSALLKHSGAKVFFVESELLDVGRAALKRLAESNTATLPVLLTISDTDSDDYENLVKNAASQFDIRWPVSELDPITLNYTSGTTSRPKGVVYNHRGAYLNTIASVLAYDITTMPTYLWTVPMFHSNGWNLPWGVAMQGGTNVCLRRFTAKVIFDSIARHKVTHMGGAPTVLNMIVNAPAADRKPLPGPVRVMTGGAPPPPRVLFAMEEHGFVVYHMYGLTETYGPATVCTWMPEWDALPAEERAQLKARQGFHHIAMQDVDVKNPDTMKSVPYDGQMVGEVMFRGNTVMSGYYKDINATKESMAGGWLHTGDLAVRHPDGYIQLKDRGKDIIISGGENISSIEVESVIFSHPAVLEAAVVARPDDYWGETPCAFVKLKDSASATEAQIISFCRERLPHYMAPKTVVFEDLPKTSTGKTQKFVLREKARAMGSLTKTANS from the coding sequence ATGTACGAGCTGCACTTCGCCGTGCCCATGGCCGGGGCAGTCCTCTGCACGTTCAACACGCGGCATGACGCAGCAATGGTGTCCGCTCTACTGAAGCACTCTGGCGCCAAGGTGTTCTTCGTCGAGTCGGAACTCCTCGACGTCGGGAGAGCCGCGCTGAAGCGCCTCGCTGAGTCCAACACCGCCACCCTTCCTGTTCTTCTAACCATCTCAGACACCGACTCCGACGACTACGAAAATCTCGTCAAGAACGCAGCTTCCCAGTTCGACATCCGGTGGCCGGTGAGCGAGCTGGACCCGATTACGCTGAACTACACGTCCGGCACGACGTCGAGGCCCAAGGGCGTGGTCTACAACCACCGCGGCGCGTACCTCAACACCATCGCCTCGGTCCTCGCGTACGACATCACCACCATGCCGACGTACCTGTGGACCGTGCCGATGTTCCACAGCAACGGCTGGAACCTTCCGTGGGGCGTCGCCATGCAGGGCGGCACTAACGTCTGCCTCCGCCGCTTCACGGCGAAGGTCATCTTCGACAGCATCGCACGGCACAAGGTCACGCACATGGGCGGCGCGCCCACGGTTCTCAACATGATCGTGAACGCGCCGGCCGCAGACCGCAAGCCGCTGCCGGGGCCGGTGCGCGTCATGACGggcggagcgccgccgccgccgcgtgtCTTGTTCGCGATGGAGGAGCACGGGTTTGTGGTATACCACATGTACGGCCTCACCGAGACGTACGGACCGGCGACGGTCTGCACGTGGATGCCGGAGTGGGACGCGTTGCCGGCGGAGGAGCGCGCGCAGCTGAAGGCGCGCCAGGGGTTCCACCACATCGCGATGCAGGATGTCGACGTCAAGAACCCGGACACGATGAAGAGCGTTCCGTACGACGGCCAGATGGTGGGCGAGGTGATGTTTCGAGGCAACACCGTGATGAGCGGGTATTACAAGGACATCAACGCGACGAAAGAATCAATGGCCGGTGGGTGGCTGCACACCGGTGACCTCGCCGTGCGGCACCCGGACGGGTACATTCAGCTCAAGGACCGGGGCAAGGACATCATCATTTCCGGCGGCGAGAACATCAGCTCGATCGAGGTGGAGTCGGTGATCTTCAGCCACCCCGCGGTGCTCGAGGCGGCGGTCGTGGCCAGGCCAGATGACTACTGGGGTGAGACGCCTTGCGCGTTTGTCAAGCTGAAGGACAGCGCCAGCGCCACGGAAGCCCAGATCATAAGTTTTTGCCGGGAGAGGCTGCCCCATTACATGGCACCGAAGACGGTGGTGTTTGAGGATTTGCCCAAGACATCGACGGGGAAGACGCAGAAGTTTGTTCTTCGGGAGAAGGCCCGGGCTATGGGCAGCCTGACAAAGACTGCCAATAGCTAA
- the LOC133912888 gene encoding probable serine acetyltransferase 2, with amino-acid sequence MLCDLLAGQQVLCTSIECMDRRLAETYRCVIDTELQQRAHHLAIKCLEAQHDSSSSTPVPVGDDLLLDPHADEYSSGLTGGPRMDDHATNRPRFGPPLCAISLGELAKEKMIVAEEKKETKCAAALPQPPAVVAKARGGLERKEVDGAQLLGRCGGGVHLASGQGHWLYMAEKEPILSSFLYASVLSHDCLERALSFTLANRLEDPTLLATQPIDIFNDVMMNNKDICRSIRLDAQAFKDRDPACAQYSWALLYLKGYQALQSYRIAHVLWNQGRRVLALALQSRISEVFAVDIHPAAKIGEGILLDHGTGLVIGETAVVGNWVSLMQGVTLGGTGKEHGDRHPKIGQGALIGAGATILGNINVGEGAMIAAGSLVLKDVPPHSMAVGNPAKVVGYTEKEDPSLTMKHDARRDYFEHVAIRYSDDTANGSVVK; translated from the exons ATGCTTTGCGACCTCCTGGCCGGCCAACAGGTGCTCTGCACCTCCATCGAATGCATGGACCGTCGACTCGCGGAGACCTACCGGTGCGTCATCGACACCGAACTTCAGCAACGGGCACACCACCTCGCCATCAAGTGCTTGGAGGCACAACACGATTCATCTTCATCCACACCCGTGCCAGTTGGCGACGATCTGTTACTTGACCCACACGCTGACGAGTACTCCAGCGGCCTCACCGGCGGGCCGCGCATGGACGACCATGCTACAAACCGTCCTCGGTTCGGGCCACCCCTATGCGCCATCTCCTTGGGCGAACTGGCCAAGGAGAAGATGATCGTGgccgaggagaagaaagaaacaaagTGTGCTGCAGCGTTACCTCAACCTCCTGCGGTGGTGGCAAAAGCACGTGGCGGTTTGGAGCGAAAGGAGGTCGATGGTGCTCAACTTCTTGGCCGGTGCGGAGGTGGAGTCCATTTGGCTTCAGGACAGGGTCATTGGCTATACATG gCAGAAAAGGAGCCTATTTTGAGTAGCTTCCTGTACGCCAGTGTGTTGTCTCATGACTGTCTGGAGCGAGCGTTGAGCTTTACCCTTGCAAACAGGCTTGAAGATCCAACACTGCTTGCTACCCAGCCAATTGACATTTTTAATGATGTTATGATGAATAACAAAGATATATGCCGTTCCATTCGCCTTGATGCTCAG GCCTTCAAAGACAGAGATCCAGCTTGTGCACAATATAGCTGGGCATTGTTATACCTAAAG GGTTATCAAGCCTTGCAATCCTATAGGATAGCTCATGTTTTATGGAATCAGGGACGTAGAGTTTTGGCATTGGCACTGCAAAGTCGTATTAGTGAG GTCTTTGCAGTGGATATACACCCAG CTGCCAAGATTGGCGAGGGAATATTGTTGGATCATGGAACAGGCCTAGTTATTGGCGAAACTGCTGTGGTTGGAAATTGGGTTTCATTAATGCAG GGTGTTACACTTGGAGGTACTGGCAAGGAACATGGAGATAGGCACCCCAAGATCGGTCAGGGAGCTCTTATTGGAGCTGGTGCTACTATCCTCGGCAATATAAATGTAGGTGAAGGTGCCATGATTGCTGCTGGCTCCCTTGTTTTAAAGGATGTACCTCCCCACAG TATGGCTGTAGGTAATCCTGCAAAGGTAGTTGGGTATACAGAGAAAGAAGATCCTTCTTTAACTATGAAACATG ATGCAAGAAGAGATTATTTTGAGCATGTTGCCATCAGATATTCAGATGATACAGCTAACG GAAGTGTTGTGAAGTAA